Part of the SAR202 cluster bacterium genome, TGCCCGGCTCAAGTGGACGCTGGTGGCCAACATGCGTGACTCCCGATCAGCTGTGCAGGAGATTAAGTACTGGGCCAAAAAGGACATAAATCTGGTAGGTGTCTATTTCTCACCCCAGGGCCCCAACGACATGCTCCTGGACGACAAAAGCCTCCACCCCATCTACGCCGCCGCTCAGGAGGAGGAGCTTCCCATCCTGGTCCACGGCGGCACCGCCCGGCCTCCCTACGCCCCCGGCACCTTCGACCTCCGCGGCGCCTGGTTCCTGCAGCACTCCCTGGGCAACCCCTGGGCGGGCATGGCCTCCATGGGCGCGCTCATCGGCGGCGGCATCTTCGAGAAGTTCCCATCGCTCCGGGCGGCGGTGGTCGAGACGGCGGCAGGCTGGCTCCCCGGCATCCTTGACCGATACGACAGCCACTACGCCCTGTCGCCGGCCCACGTGCCCTACTTGAAGCACACGCCCAGCCAGGTGGTCAAGGAAAGCGGCCGCTATTTCCACGGCATCGACACCTGGGAAAAGACCCTCGAATGGCTTGTCGGCGAGCTGGGCGAGGACGTCCTCGTCTTCGCCACCGACTGGCCCCACGGCGACACCGCCTGGCCCGAGGCTGTCCAGCAGGTGGTCGAATGGAAAGGCCTCAGCGACAGCGCCAAGCGCAAAATTCTAGGCGAGAACGCCCTGAAGCTCTGCCCCAGGCTGCAAGGGTAACCCCCTTACGGCTCTACTTACTTGCAGTGTTAGAACCCGCAGAGTGGTAAGGTGCTAGATCCCGTCTGGTCCTCTCCCTCCTTGAGGCCTGTCCCGAGTATCCCCCGAGGGAGGGAGAGTTAGAGAGGGGGGTCGGGGTGGAGAGGAGCGGGAGTCTTCATTCGCCACGTCCATAATTATTAGTCCCCTTACGATTGAATGAATGCCGCCTCGACCTTTCAGCGGGGCGGCATTTTTGTTTCTTATGCCTGGGTGGCGGGCTGCTTGGCGCCGCCCAGGGCCGCCACAAACTCTTCAGTGTTTACCACGCTGGCTATGCGCGGCAGGAGGTGCTTAAGGGCGGCCTCGTTGACCACAGGGTCGCGGTCGGCGCAGCCGTCGGCCAGGACCACAATATCCAGGTCCATATCCACCGCGTCGCGGGCCGTGGACTCGACGACCCCCACAGAGCTAACGCCAGTCAGGACTACGGTAGTAATCCCCCTCCCGTAAAGCACCTGCTGCAGATCGCTGCCGGTGAAGGCGCTCATTCGCTTCTTCGTGACTATAACGTCCCCCTGCTGCGGCGCCACCTCCTTGCATATCTGCGCCTCCGGCGAGCCGATTTTCATTCGCCCCGCCTCCTTGACCGCCTTGAACCATCCAGTCTTGCCAATCTCAGGGTGGCCCTCCCTAAAGCCAACGACCACGTGTATAACCGGCACCCCAGCGGCCCGGGCCGCGGCCATGCCGCGCTGCAGGACTGGCATGAGACGCTGCCGCTCTGTCGTAGGCAGCGCGCCGACGATCCCCTCCTGGCAGTCCATCACCAGGAGTGCGGAGGAGCCTTTATTTATAGAGAGGGCCATGGTTATCACCTTCGATAAGAGTTCAGAGAGCGGAGCGCAGGGAGTATCCCCACTGTCGGCA contains:
- a CDS encoding cysteine hydrolase, with amino-acid sequence MGRAVQDGAIFHGIIAGIFLTPNADSGDTPCAPLSELLSKVITMALSINKGSSALLVMDCQEGIVGALPTTERQRLMPVLQRGMAAARAAGVPVIHVVVGFREGHPEIGKTGWFKAVKEAGRMKIGSPEAQICKEVAPQQGDVIVTKKRMSAFTGSDLQQVLYGRGITTVVLTGVSSVGVVESTARDAVDMDLDIVVLADGCADRDPVVNEAALKHLLPRIASVVNTEEFVAALGGAKQPATQA
- a CDS encoding amidohydrolase, whose protein sequence is MAWNGWKVIDMDSHIQEQPARMYNGYVDKEYEEDFQRLKKAIEANIQSGGKGAVAASRYAILAPVVSDGTLGMMDSFGMAPREFILQPKKGTRTNFGRPERGDLPMIRPEVNWDVKARIEDMDASYVDVDVLYPTHVSSYCALNDVGFENALYRAYHRWVSDFCSQAPARLKWTLVANMRDSRSAVQEIKYWAKKDINLVGVYFSPQGPNDMLLDDKSLHPIYAAAQEEELPILVHGGTARPPYAPGTFDLRGAWFLQHSLGNPWAGMASMGALIGGGIFEKFPSLRAAVVETAAGWLPGILDRYDSHYALSPAHVPYLKHTPSQVVKESGRYFHGIDTWEKTLEWLVGELGEDVLVFATDWPHGDTAWPEAVQQVVEWKGLSDSAKRKILGENALKLCPRLQG